The Pantoea sp. At-9b genome includes a window with the following:
- a CDS encoding MBL fold metallo-hydrolase has protein sequence MNYLIIPVTAFSQNCSVIWGDDTQQAALVDPGGDAATIIAVLAERGITPAQILLTHGHLDHVGAAAELAAHYQVPIVGPQLLDAFWLEALPTQSRMFGLPECAPLTPDRWLEEGETVQVGEVTLEVLHCPGHTPGHIVFFDRAGRLLISGDVIFNGGVGRTDFPQGSHSDLIAAIKTKLLPLGDDVTFVPGHGPISTLGRERISNPFLQ, from the coding sequence ATGAACTACCTCATTATTCCGGTCACCGCATTTTCCCAGAACTGTTCTGTTATCTGGGGTGACGACACTCAGCAGGCTGCACTGGTTGATCCCGGCGGCGATGCGGCGACGATCATTGCCGTACTGGCAGAACGTGGTATCACCCCGGCACAGATTCTGCTGACGCATGGCCATCTTGATCATGTCGGCGCGGCGGCTGAACTGGCAGCGCATTATCAGGTGCCGATTGTCGGACCGCAGTTGCTTGATGCTTTCTGGCTGGAGGCATTACCTACCCAAAGTCGCATGTTTGGTTTGCCTGAGTGCGCGCCTTTGACGCCAGATCGCTGGCTGGAAGAGGGGGAAACGGTGCAGGTGGGTGAGGTGACGCTGGAAGTGCTGCATTGTCCAGGCCATACCCCAGGCCATATCGTGTTCTTTGACCGTGCCGGTCGTCTGCTGATCTCGGGCGATGTGATTTTTAACGGTGGAGTGGGACGGACAGATTTTCCGCAAGGCAGTCACAGCGATTTAATCGCCGCGATCAAAACCAAACTGCTGCCGTTGGGCGACGATGTGACTTTCGTTCCGGGACATGGCCCCATTTCAACGCTGGGACGCGAGCGCATCAGCAACCCGTTCCTGCAATAA
- a CDS encoding amino acid aminotransferase — MFESISAAPADPILGLADLFRADDRPNKINLGIGVYKDETGKTPVLTSVKKAEQYLLENETTKNYLSIDGLADFARCTQELLFGKESALIAAGRACTAQTPGGTGALRVAADFLANQTSVKRVWVSNPSWPNHKNVFNAAGLEVCDYQYYDAANHTLDFDGMIASLQAAKAGDVVLFHGCCHNPTGIDPTVEQWQQLAALSQANGWLPLFDFAYQGFARGLDEDAEGLRIFAASHQELIVASSYSKNFGLYNERVGALTVVAATADVAKTAFSQVKYSIRANYSNPPAHGAAVVATILGNDALRTIWEQELTDMRQRIQRMRQLFVNTLASSGAEQDFSFIIKQNGMFSFSGLTKDQVVRLREEFGVYAVNSGRVNVAGMTPDNMSALCEAIVAVLK; from the coding sequence ATGTTTGAATCGATCTCTGCCGCACCCGCCGATCCTATTCTTGGTTTGGCCGACCTGTTCCGCGCCGACGACCGCCCGAATAAAATCAACCTTGGCATCGGTGTCTATAAAGACGAAACCGGTAAAACGCCGGTGCTGACCAGTGTAAAAAAAGCTGAGCAATATTTGCTGGAAAACGAAACCACCAAAAATTATCTCAGCATTGATGGCCTGGCTGATTTTGCACGCTGCACGCAGGAGCTGTTGTTTGGCAAAGAGAGCGCTCTGATTGCGGCAGGACGCGCCTGCACGGCGCAAACACCGGGTGGTACGGGTGCGCTGCGTGTGGCCGCAGATTTCCTCGCTAATCAGACCAGCGTGAAGCGTGTCTGGGTGAGCAATCCAAGCTGGCCGAACCACAAAAACGTTTTCAACGCTGCGGGCCTCGAAGTCTGCGATTACCAATATTACGATGCCGCCAACCATACGCTGGATTTTGACGGCATGATTGCGTCACTGCAGGCCGCGAAAGCGGGTGATGTGGTGCTGTTCCATGGCTGCTGCCATAACCCAACCGGCATCGATCCAACGGTCGAGCAATGGCAGCAGTTAGCCGCACTGTCGCAGGCTAACGGCTGGTTGCCGCTGTTCGATTTCGCTTATCAGGGCTTTGCCCGTGGCCTGGACGAGGATGCCGAAGGTCTGCGCATTTTTGCCGCTTCACATCAGGAGCTGATCGTTGCCAGCTCTTACTCAAAAAACTTTGGCCTGTATAACGAACGCGTGGGTGCCCTGACCGTGGTTGCCGCCACTGCCGATGTGGCCAAAACCGCCTTCAGCCAGGTGAAATACAGCATTCGTGCCAACTACTCTAACCCACCGGCTCACGGTGCGGCGGTAGTGGCAACCATCCTCGGCAATGATGCACTTCGTACTATTTGGGAACAAGAACTGACCGATATGCGTCAGCGTATCCAGCGTATGCGTCAGTTGTTCGTTAACACGCTGGCTTCGAGCGGTGCCGAGCAGGATTTCAGCTTTATCATCAAGCAGAACGGTATGTTTTCATTCAGCGGCCTGACCAAAGATCAGGTGGTACGCCTGCGTGAAGAGTTTGGCGTCTACGCGGTGAACTCGGGGCGCGTTAACGTCGCGGGCATGACGCCAGACAATATGTCGGCGCTGTGTGAAGCGATTGTCGCAGTGCTTAAATAA